A region of the Blochmannia endosymbiont of Camponotus nipponensis genome:
TTTTCATCTTTTACATGACCAATTCGCTTTAAAGTATCTAAAGCTCCTTCAAGTAAATTATTATTAACAAAACGATTAAACCGCACCACAGCGATAGCAATTTTAGCTCGATTTGCCGTAATATCACCTTCAATAATATTCATAATAATCCTGATGTTTCTATTTACTATACAGTTATATTTATTCATATTTGTAAACACATATACTATAACATAATATTACAACGACCAATGCACAAAATATATATCATATGCTCTGTGGAATTAACGTTAAACGGATATCTGGCCCAACATTTTTAATATTAAGTAACTTAAAAGACTTAATATCATTAAGACACTTAATATTTGGTAACAAGCATAACGGACGCGCATCAGATCCTAAAAATTTTATAGCTTGGTATAAAATAAGTTCATCTACTAATCCAATATCTAACAATATCCCTGAAAATGTAGCTCCTGCTTCTACCCAAATATTATTAATTTCACGATATGCAAGATACTGCATTAATTCCATTAGATTTATTCGACGATGACCATGATAATTAATTGAAGATAATAATAATTGTTCCACTGATGGAGGCCAATTTCGGTGATCTTTTTTCAAACGTACGAGCAAAATTTTTCCCTTGTATCGTGTAATACGATGTGTTGGAAGTACTCTGTTTGTACTGTCAATAATAACTCGCAATGGTTGCCTGACTTGATTATTCATGTATATACGTTTCATTTCGTCCGAAAAACATGTCCAACGTACATTTAATTTTGGATCATCTGCTAAAACAGTACTAGCAGTAGACAGAATAACATCACTTTCTGCTCGAAAATGTTGTACATCTTGACGCGCCTGAGTAGATGTAATCCATTTACTTTCTCCAGAAGACATAGCTGTCCTACCATCTAAAGATGCGGCTAATTTCAATGTAATCCATGGCAGTCCAGTACGTACACGTTTAATAAACCCTCGATTTATCGATTCAGCTTCAGATAACATCAAACTATGTTGTACTTCAATACCTGCTTTTTTTAACAAATGCAAACCACGTCCTCTTGCATAAAAATGAGGATCCAGCATAGCTACAACAACACGTTTAATGCCCGCATTAATTAATGCAGTAGTACAAGGAGGAGTGCGTCCATAATGACTACATGGTTCTAAAGTAACATAAGCAGTGGCGCCTCGTGATAAATTTCCAGCAACACGCAAAGCATGTATTTCAGCATGTGCTTCTCCAGCGCGTACGTGATATCCTTCTCCTACAATTTTATTATTACGAACAATGACACATCCTACGTTAGGATTAGGCATTGTAGTAAAGCGCCCTTTCCATGCTAATTGCAATGCCCGTGTTAAAAATGTCTTATCATACGGTAGGATGTCATTCGCCATAGTATCATGAGATCTTGCAACTAAATATATTTATGTATGAATTTGTTTTTATTAATAAAAACAATAATTTAAATCTGATACTACGAAGGTGCTATTGTTTTAATCTTTTAATTATGTTATCATATCGTAAATATTCGATACACACTAAAATACTATCATATACATGATACTTATATAATACGTAAACATCACAGTTAATATATTATTAAATAATGATAATAATAATATTAGATCTCATTTTTTATGTATTGTTATAATAATATTTTCAATGATTGCATCTATATTTTGCATTGCCATTATACATATAAATTTTACATAAAAATTTAACTATAAATGTATTAAAAATGCATATTCAAAACACTTATCTAAACAATAGATCCCATCAGAAACTATAATAAATTATTAAAATACTGTTACATACCATACATCATTGATGTGCATAAACTTAATAAATAAAATACCAGCAATAAAATATTTTATTTAATTTTATTTATCTTTATAAAATGACCCCGTCTGGTACCTAGTTTCAAAGCTAAAGCCGAAGCTATATATATTGAAGATACTGTACCAATAACAGAGCCAAGCAATAAAGTTATTGCAAATCCATGTAACATACTTCCCCCGAAAACTAGTAATATCAGTAACACCATAATAGTTGTAACTGAAGTGATTATGGTTCTACTGAACACTTGACTCAGTGATATATTAAATACATCTATAGATTTTACTACGGATATACGACAGAAATTTTCTCTAATTCTATCAAAAATAACTATTTTATCATTAATAGAGTAACCAATGGCTGACATCAAAGCAGCAACAATAGTTGCATCTATTTTTACAGAAAACAAAGATAATATACCTAAAATAACTATCATATCATGAGTTAAAGATATAACTACCCCAGTGGCTAATCTCCATTCGAAACGGAACGTTATATATATTAAAATACATATTAACGCGACTAATAACGCTATTATTCCTGTATTTATTAATTGATTACCCACACTCGGTCCAATCCAATTTACTTGTTTAACAAAAAAATTTTGGACAATACCGTGTCGTAAAATACATATAATATCATTCATAATATTATGATTAAGCTTGTTGTCATGTGAACCTAACGGTAATCGAATCATTACATTTTGAGAGGCACCATAACCCTGTACTATGGGGTTATTAAATCCCGATTGAACTAAAATATTTTGAATATTAATAATATCAACATTTTCTTCTAAAACAATTTCAACTAAAATACCTCCGGTAAAATCCAATCCCCAATTAAAACCACGCGTTATCATAGCACAACATGAAATAAAACATAAAAATATCGATAAAAAAAATACTACGCGCTTCCATGAAAGAAAATCATAAATTTTAATAATAAATACCACTCATTTTAAAAATTTAATAAAATATATTAATAATATATAAGTGTAAGAACTTAAAAAATTAAATGGATATCTTATTAACATGTCTTTTCCCATAAACCAAATTAACGACAGCACGAGTGCCGACAATAGATGTAAACATTGATGTCCCCACTCCAATAATAGTAGTAATAGCAAAACCTCTAATTGGCCCTGTACCAATTAAGTATAATATAATAGAAGTAATAATAGTTGTAATATTTGCATCTAAAATACTGGTAAGTGCTTTACGATATCCTGTATATATTGCATATTGCACTGGTTTACCTTGTTTTATCTCTTCTTTAATTCTTTCATTAATTAATACGTTTGCATCGACAGCCACAGATAAAGTTAATATTATTCCCGCAATACTTGGCATAGTCAACACTACTCCTGGAATAACAGACATTGTACTTATCATAAGTATTAAATTGGAAATAAGAGCAATACTAGCTATCAATCCAAAATAACGATACCATAACACCATAAAACATATTGAAGTCAATATCCCTAAAGCACATGCAGTAAATCCTTGTACAATATTTTGTTTACCCAGAGTAGGACCAACAATCCGTTCTTCTTCAATATGAATAGGTGCTACTAAAGTTCCCATACGTAATAACAATGAAAGACGTCGCGCTTCATTTAAATTGCTAATACCAACAATACGAAAATTATTACCTAACTGAGATTGAATAGTAGCAATATTAATAATATTTTCTTCTTTAATTAAAATAGTACGACCTTTAACATCTTTTTCTCCGCTATCTTTATATTCTACGAATAAAGTAGCTATTGCTTTTCCAATATTATCTTTAGTAAAATTAGACATCATGATGCTACCCATTCTATCTAACGTAACATTTACTTGAGGTCGATTATATTCGTCTACGCTAACATTAGAATTAATAATATTATCTCCAGATAAAACTATCCGTTTATATAATGGTACTAGATCACCATTTTTACTTAATTTAATTTCGGAATCTTCTGGAATTAAGTTATTATTTATTTCAAATTCACTTATTGCTGCATTAACCAAACGAAACTCTAGATTTGCAGTTGTACCGAGTATTTCTTTAACTTTTTCAATATCTTGAATACCAGGTAATTCCACAATAATACGATCAGTTCCATGACGCTGTACTAATGGTTCAACAATACCTAACTGATGTATACGACTACGTAAAATAGCAGAGTTTTGATGTATTGCATATTCACAAATTGCGTGTTTTTTTATTTCAGAAAAAAACAAATGTAATGTATCTATTCCTATTCCCTGCAATTCTAGATCATGATCTATTGGAGATAACAACAGAATCGCATTATTTCTATACTTATCATTTTGGAAATTAATTTCAATGCCATGATTTTTAATTTTGTGTATTTTTAAATAAGGAATATTTTTTTCAAACAAAATAGTTTTTAAAGTATCAATGTATTTTTCTTGAAATTTATCTAATACAATTTCCGTGTTTACGTGTATTACAAAATATATTCCACCACATAAATCTAACCCTAATTTTATAGGTTTAGCTTTTATTACAGATAACCAATGCGGTACATCCGGAGTAGTTCCAAGGGATATCTGATATTTTTTTGAAAAAATAATTGATAATTTTTCATAAGCCTGAAGTTGATCCTGTCCACAAAAAAATTGTATTAGAATTTTATCTGCTTGTAATGACATACATTTGTTAATTATTTTTTCATTAGCTAGTATTTTTTCAACTTGATACAATAAAACATCACCAATTTCTTGATGCATCGCTTCTGGAGTGCATTGAGTAATATATATTGTAGGTTTATATCCATATAAACTTGGTAACATATAAATTATACTAGTAATGAATACTAATATAATTGCAAAATATTTCCATAAAGGATAATTATTTAACAAAGATTTTATCTCAAACTACGTTAAAATTATAAATTATAATGCTTTCATAGTACCCTTAGGTAAAATAGCAGTAACACAATCACGCTTTACCAATATTTCGTTACCATTAGCATTGTTTTTTTCATTAAGAATAATGAAGATATACCCTGTTTCTGTGACTTTAACCACACGACCAACTAATCCTCCATTAGTTAATATCTCATCTCCTTTGGAGATAGAGTTTAATAATTCTTTATGAATTTTATTACGTTTTTGTTGCGGTCTAAAAATCATAAAATAAAAAATTCCAGCAAATACCGCCAACATAATTACTAAAGAATACGGATTGCCTTGCGAATTAGAATTAACACTTGCCCAAGCAGCATTAACCAACACGTTCATTTATATTTCCTATTTTTATAGAATAGTTTTATTATTAGTTTAATGTAAAAACTAAATTTATATCGACATTAAATACGATTAATACGTCTATAAAAGATATCAATAAATTTTTTTAATGATTTTATCTTTATAGCTTGACGTAGTTCCTTCATTAAACGCTGATAATATCTTAAATTATGAATAGTATTTAAACGTACACCAAGAATTTCTCTACAACGATCTAAATGATGTAAATAAGAACGACTATAACTCTGACAAGTATAACAATCACAGTTCTTATCCACTGGAGCAATATCTTTTTTATATCGCGCATTACGAATTCTAATTATTCCATCAGAAACAAACAAATATCCATTACGAGCATTACGGGTTGGTATAACACAATCAAACATATCAATACCTTGCCGTACTGCCTCCAATAAATCCTCTGGTTTTCCAGCACCCATTAAATAACGTGGTTTATTTTCAGGAATTATTTGACATATATGAGATAAAACATGATACATTTCTTTTTTTGGCTCACCT
Encoded here:
- the ribD gene encoding bifunctional diaminohydroxyphosphoribosylaminopyrimidine deaminase/5-amino-6-(5-phosphoribosylamino)uracil reductase RibD, whose translation is MANDILPYDKTFLTRALQLAWKGRFTTMPNPNVGCVIVRNNKIVGEGYHVRAGEAHAEIHALRVAGNLSRGATAYVTLEPCSHYGRTPPCTTALINAGIKRVVVAMLDPHFYARGRGLHLLKKAGIEVQHSLMLSEAESINRGFIKRVRTGLPWITLKLAASLDGRTAMSSGESKWITSTQARQDVQHFRAESDVILSTASTVLADDPKLNVRWTCFSDEMKRIYMNNQVRQPLRVIIDSTNRVLPTHRITRYKGKILLVRLKKDHRNWPPSVEQLLLSSINYHGHRRINLMELMQYLAYREINNIWVEAGATFSGILLDIGLVDELILYQAIKFLGSDARPLCLLPNIKCLNDIKSFKLLNIKNVGPDIRLTLIPQSI
- the secF gene encoding protein translocase subunit SecF, which codes for MVFIIKIYDFLSWKRVVFFLSIFLCFISCCAMITRGFNWGLDFTGGILVEIVLEENVDIINIQNILVQSGFNNPIVQGYGASQNVMIRLPLGSHDNKLNHNIMNDIICILRHGIVQNFFVKQVNWIGPSVGNQLINTGIIALLVALICILIYITFRFEWRLATGVVISLTHDMIVILGILSLFSVKIDATIVAALMSAIGYSINDKIVIFDRIRENFCRISVVKSIDVFNISLSQVFSRTIITSVTTIMVLLILLVFGGSMLHGFAITLLLGSVIGTVSSIYIASALALKLGTRRGHFIKINKIK
- the secD gene encoding protein translocase subunit SecD — protein: MLNNYPLWKYFAIILVFITSIIYMLPSLYGYKPTIYITQCTPEAMHQEIGDVLLYQVEKILANEKIINKCMSLQADKILIQFFCGQDQLQAYEKLSIIFSKKYQISLGTTPDVPHWLSVIKAKPIKLGLDLCGGIYFVIHVNTEIVLDKFQEKYIDTLKTILFEKNIPYLKIHKIKNHGIEINFQNDKYRNNAILLLSPIDHDLELQGIGIDTLHLFFSEIKKHAICEYAIHQNSAILRSRIHQLGIVEPLVQRHGTDRIIVELPGIQDIEKVKEILGTTANLEFRLVNAAISEFEINNNLIPEDSEIKLSKNGDLVPLYKRIVLSGDNIINSNVSVDEYNRPQVNVTLDRMGSIMMSNFTKDNIGKAIATLFVEYKDSGEKDVKGRTILIKEENIINIATIQSQLGNNFRIVGISNLNEARRLSLLLRMGTLVAPIHIEEERIVGPTLGKQNIVQGFTACALGILTSICFMVLWYRYFGLIASIALISNLILMISTMSVIPGVVLTMPSIAGIILTLSVAVDANVLINERIKEEIKQGKPVQYAIYTGYRKALTSILDANITTIITSIILYLIGTGPIRGFAITTIIGVGTSMFTSIVGTRAVVNLVYGKRHVNKISI
- the yajC gene encoding preprotein translocase subunit YajC is translated as MNVLVNAAWASVNSNSQGNPYSLVIMLAVFAGIFYFMIFRPQQKRNKIHKELLNSISKGDEILTNGGLVGRVVKVTETGYIFIILNEKNNANGNEILVKRDCVTAILPKGTMKAL